The nucleotide window GTCCCCTGTTGAGTCTCGTTGTCGCCTCGTCTGCGATGGTCAGGAGCACCGGCCTGTGGTCGGAGGTGAGGTCGTAAAATACCTGGTGCCTCATGATTGAGTCGACTCCGCGAGAAATCGCAAAGTCGATTGTGGTGCCGCGACAGAGCGGGTCGGCGTCGTGGTAGTGTGTGGGCTCGTATGGCCCGTCCACTACCAGATCGAGGTCCTCCACGATCTGGTAGATGGTGTTTCCCGGCTGGGAATGCGCGGACGAGTTCCAAGCGGGGTGCTCGGCGTTGAAGTCCCCGGCCAGGATGGTCGGCACGGGGGAGTCCAGCAGCAGCCGCCTGAGGTCGTCGCGCATCTCTGCCGGCCGGCAGTTTCCGCAGGGCCTGTAGATAGCAAACAAACGCAGGTTATGCCTTTGTAGTTTGATATCTATCCCCAGTGCGGATAGCGATGTCGGCTGCTGCTCGATATCCACCGGTTGGTGGATGATTGTCATCTTGACGATGATTGCGAGGCCTCGGTATGGGCGTCCGTTTTCGGGGTTCGCCTGGTCGAGGCGGTACACGATGTATCCGCTGGCTTTGAGCGTCAGTGACGCTTTTAGCCATGTCTCGCAGATCAGCATGATGTCGATGTCCTGGCTGTGGAGAAAAGTACGGAGATCATTAATTTTACCAGTTAATGACTGCGCGTTCCAATACACAATTCTTAGCTCTTTCTCTTTTAGGCCGTAAGAGATAGTGCAGCTGGCGAATAACTTGCGTTATTGCTGAGAGGGCGAGCTAAGCCTGATTTTGGTCAGGCTTAGACAGAGACTTAATCGCTAGTACAAACTCGTCTAGCGTTGGTCTCAGAGACACAGTTACCGCAGTTTGCACTGCGGCAACTATGTCCCTGTGCAGCGCTACGGTGTCGAGCGCTGGGGGTGCTGCAGGCGGCGTCGCTCGGGGCTCCGCTTGCGACATCCTCTGCGGTTTGTGTTGTGGCTGCGTCCGTCCTCGGTGTCCTGTTGTCCGCTGCCTCGGCTGGTTGGCGGGTGCCATGAGGGAACCTGTTGAGTAATCCTCCACCAGGTTTGGTGTGTCCGAGGCCCTAGTGTCGGGGCCTCGCTGCGGGCGGCGGGTCGGCGGTCGGCGTGTGTAGGAGCGGGTGCCCCCCCTCCAGTTGCGCAGCTCCTGCAAGTAAATTGCACACTGCTTGTGGTTGCCTGGGTGGTCCATCAGGCAGTTTGCGCACGTTGCTGGCTCGTCCCTGGGTCGCGTGCACTGGTGCGACAGGTGCGGCAGCGCGCACTTGACGCAGCGCACCGGTCGGTGACATCCCTGTGAGGAATGCCTAAATCCCTGGCACCGATAACATTGCGGTGGCCCGGGTTTACCTCGCCAAGGTTCGACACGAACCTTGGTGTTGATGTCCGCAATGCTGGTGAGGTCGAGAAAACCTGGGTTTTCTCGCTCCGTCCCGTTGAGTTGGACGAAGAAGATGGTGCCTCCTCGTCCTCTACCTGTGGAGATAAGTCGGGCGTGTGATACTGAATACCCCTCTCTGGCACAGGCGTCCTTCACGTCCTGCACCGACATAGATGACGGCAGGCCGCGGATAGCGGCCTTCATCGGCAGGGTCGACTTCTCCGGGTGCTTGACGAACTGGATCCGGGGGTCGAGTGCCTGCTCCTTGTCGAGGTAGGCGAATACCACACGGTATTCCTCTGCGGTCCTGGGGTAGAACCGTATCCCGGTCGGTTCGACGTTCTCGGTTTTGGCCTCAAAACCGAGACGCTCGTTGATGGCCGTCAGGTGGCGGGCCGAGTCTGGGAGGACCTCGACCAGAATCTGGGGCGGTTTGGCCCTTTTGGCCGGCGGCTGCGGCTGCTGCTTCTTCTTCTTGCTGGCTGCGGTATCTGTGGGCAGTGAAGAAGCTTTAGGTGGGGCTTTTGCTGTGGCCGCGTACGTGTCGGTGCTTGCTACCGGGGCAGGTAGCAACACCTTGCGTGGCGGGGCCTGGTGCGAGCCGCCGGCGGCGGGTGTGGATGGCACGGCTGTGTCCATCGGCTGCTGCTGCTGCGAGTCCTGTGGGCAGACGACGGGTTGATTAAGACCGCGTGACATAGGAGTGATGCGGTTACATTCCCGCTTCTCCTCCTGTGCCGGCGGGCTGTCCTCTTCCCGCCGTCTCTTCTGTTGGCGCGCCCCAGAGTGCGCCAACAGGGTTGAGAGTAGGGCCGCCTCGAGCGGCCCGAGGACGCAACTGTCTAGCGACCCCCGAGCTACTCTGTCGAGTTTCCCGAAAATCGCCATCCAGGCGCCCTCGGTTATCTCGAGGCCGGCCTGCGGCCGGCAAGGCGACTGGCGGCGGCGTTGCGGTGAGTTGGCCGGCGTGACAAGTCGAGACCTGTCAGCCGGTTGTGGCGTGACAGGTCGAGACTTGTCGGCCGGCTGGGGCGGCAGCGGGCTCTCGGCACGTGGTGAATGCCTAACACGTGGTGATAAATCAAGCGGCGATAAATCGCCACGTGATAAATCACCACGTGCTTGGTCCCCGTAGTCGGCTGACCGCTCCGGCTCTCCGGTCACGGGTGACTCAGAGTTTCGCTGGTCCTCAGCGTCTGAGCCCTCGTTGGAATCCTCCACGGAGCTTACAACGTCAAGGAACTCTTCCGAGCCGCGACTTGACATTGTTGACCCCGTGAAACTTCCAAACGCGGGCAGACGCTTTGGGCCATCGTTGTCTGGTTCGCCCGTGAATCCGGCGAGCAGGAGCAGGTCAACGTCCGGGAGCTCCACCACATGCACCGGAGCCGGTGCTGCCGCTGTGTCCTCCTCCTGAACGGCCTCTGTCGTCTTGGTAGGCGTCCTGTTGATGACCATGGCGATGGCGTGTGTGTGCGGCGTCGGCGTCGGTTGACCTGGAAAACGACAGATGTGAGTACAAGCTGGTATGGCTAGCGCCGGATGTGTCCGGGCTTTCGCCCCGTTTGCGGCTTGGGTTGTCACCGTAAGGTATCCGCCAAACAAACGGCCACTGCTAACGCTTGGGCTTGGGTTGTCACCGTTAGGTATCCGCCAGCAAACGATCACTGCGAAAGTGGTCTTTTCGACACTGGGGCACACTAACAACAATACTTAGCCTGCACAAACACTGGCGTTAACACACGTCAACTAGTGAGTTGGTTAGGGTGCGTAAGTCTCGAGAGCTAGCTCAAGCGCGTGCGGTCCCGTCAACGTCACAGTTGCGACTCTCTTTTTTCTCAAATGTCTTTTTTCGCCATGCGCGCCCTAAGCTATATAGTCTCACGGAGCGCGCTGATAGTGGGGATATAACGAGCCGACATAACACGAGACCGATCGACCAATCAACGCCCCGAGTGCAAGAGCGCGAATTAGAGAGAGatagagataaaataaaaacaataaataaattaaattaacaaaatattcTATAAGTAAGTTCTATATCTATaggcatatacatatgtatgtatgtatgtatgtgtatagaTAACTAAATATTGTTTGAAATGTAAGACTTCATCATCATATCATATTATGTGTAAATTCATGATTCATGAAAACCTAATCTAATATATCCGTCTATCAGtgagatcatcatcatcatattgaTGACTTTTGTGCCTTGAGATTCGACTTTTTCCGATGCCGATCCGAACACCTATTGTTGTATGTTTATAACTTAGATTTTTGttgatcaatcaatcaatcgatCGATCGACTCTTGTATGTGCTCATTGCAATGAAACAGAGGCGATATGAACCTTTGAATACATTTGTTAGCCCTGAAAAGGGCTTTTTGATGTGCGTATAACGCGCACAGGCGTATGACGTGAGTCGAGAAGAGGCGACACGTCgtcgtcgtataatatttatAGCAACGACAATCGACATCTCCTCTACCATCACGACTACTACCGCGACCGATGTAAGGACGACGACGACAATATGGCGCAGTCTTCTTACTTCTTCGAGGCAGCCTTCTTAGCGGCGGGCTTCGCTTTGGGAGCGGCCGCAGCCTTCTTCGGCTTGGGAGCTTTAGGCTTCTTGGTCGGCGGCTTCGCGGTCTTCTTGGCCTTAGGCGCGGCGGCGCTCTTGCCCTTGGCGGGGGTGGAAGGTTTCTTCGCTGCGGGCTTCTTTTTGGCGGCGGCGGCCTTCTTGTCCTTCGTGGCGGCCTTAGGCTTGGCCGGGGATGCGGCGGCCTTCTTAGCCTTAGCGGGCTTTGCTGCGGCGGGCTTCTTAGCGGCGGCTGATGATTTAGCGCTAGATTTCTTGGCCGCGGCGGGCTTCTTGCCGGCGGATGATGTCTTCGACTCCAGTTTGAACGAACCGGACGCGCCCTTGCCTTTGGTCTGTATGAGTGCGCCGGATTCGACTGCGCTCTTCAAATATTTTCTGATGAAAGGTGCCAGTTTCTCGGCGTCGACCTTGTACTGGGCGGCGATGTATTTCTTGATAGCCTGCAGGGACGAACCGCTCCTCTCCTTCAGCTCCTTGATGGCGCTGTTAACCATCTCGGACGTCTTAGGGTGGGTGGGCTTCGCCTTAGGCTTCTTAGCGCCTGCGGAGGCGGACGCCTTAGGCTTCTTCGCGGGCGTCGCCGGGGCGGGAGCGTCGGCTGCAACTGCGGTatcggccatatttaaaaaaaaaagtaaaataggATGTGTAGTTACAAATTAGTAAATCGCACGAACGATCTGCGCAAAGAGAGAGAACAGCGGACGCGTGTAAGCGGAGCGCTGCGCTGGCGAGTACTAAACACtcctattgttttttttttttttttttttttttttttggtatggATGTTCTGAGTTGGGCAGCTGGTACCCTTTACTCTTTATTGGGCTGGAGCGTCAAATGCACAAGAGGCGCACAGAGCTCTTAAGCTAAAAACTATAAACTATATATACATTTTCCTTATAACTAAGGTCGATGCCCCCTTTGAACTCACGAGCCTTAGGGGCTCATGGCAAAGAATTCAAAGGGGTCATCGAGCGGAACCTGAACAAAGTCTTGGACTCTACCAGAGGAAACATTTATGTCCTGTGGACTGCTTTTTGAAGCTTTTGGCTTTTTTGGCCACTTTTTGATTTTGGAGTTACAGAGTACCCTAGGGGTACCAGGAGTTATTTGTGGGCTACCTGGACCATCGGAAGTGCCGAGTAACAGAGGGGGGGATGAGGAGGTTTGAGAGGTGTTTATGTTTGTGGGATGGTTAGCAGGCAGCGATGATGATAAGGGTAAAGGAGTTGATGATGCAGGTGAAGGTGAAGAGGTAGGAGGGGGGGAGGGTGAGTTGTGATTAAGGTTTGGATTTTGAGTGTGAGGAGGAGTAAGGATTTGATTATGAGTGACTGTGGGAGGGAGGCCAAGACGCGCTCTGAGGAGTTCACCTTCCAAACGAATATCCTCCTCGAAGGCTTTAGTGATTTCATCATCACTATCGCCAAGAGCGTGTCTGGGCCTCCTCTTTCGAAATGGGACCGAGGGGAGGGGGGTGTAGGTCATAGCATCCCTGATCAATGGGTTGCCATGAACCACAGCCCCCTCATGGAGTCTCTTTGACAATGATTTTATGAAATAGCGCACCGAGGGTACTTTGAGGTCCCTGTGCAGATCAACATTTCTTATGTAACCAGGACAACCAGTGGCTCTACGtagaaatttattttgaattactTGAAGCGATTTAAGTTTCTTCCTTGAGGCATGGGCGAAGACGGACGATGAATATGTAAATACTGGGCGGATACAAGTTTTGTAAAGAGTCAGCTTATTTTTGAGGGTCATTTTGCTTTTCTTATTTGTGAGAAGATTTAGCCTTCCAGATATAAAGGCAGCACGATCCCGTACTGCCTTTATATGCTTGAAGAAGTTGAGTTTTCTGTCCAGGTGGATCCCAAGGTATTTTGCCGAGGTTACCCATGGAATAGGTTGACTGAGCAGCTTAATGAACGGGTGCCTGTCCACCAGCTCCTGATACTTCCCTCTCCTGGAGAAAATTATGGCCTGACTTTTCCCAGGGTTGACCTCAATCCTCCAGCGACGGAACCAATCCCCAAGGGAATCAATCGCTCGCTGGAGGAGTTTAGTCAACCTCAAAGGGTGCGGAGACGACGCGAAAATCGCCGTGTCATCCGCGAACAGGGCATAATTCACTCCAGGAATTTTGGGAAGGTCATTGACGAAGAGGTTGAAAAGTGTGGGGGCAAGAACAGAGCCCTGAGGAACACCCGCACCCACCGGGTGCAGATTAGAGAGAGTCCCTTCAACACGATAGCGAAAGCCTCGACAATTTAGGTAGTCTCTGATAGTAAGGACTAACTGGTGTGGCACTCCTAGTTTGTAAAGCTTATAAATTAAGCCGTTGTGCCACACCTTGTCAAAGGCTTTCGCTATGTCCAAGAAGATGGCTGCAGTGGGTATTGGATGCCTCCAACCATGCATCCAGTAGAGAGAGTGCTCCACTATGCGGTGGATCTGATGTGCACAGGAGTGCCCCCGCCGAAAACCAAACTGTTCTTCGAGTAGTAGACCAGAAGAATCTATGAATTGAGTCAGTCTCCTGAGCAGGACCCGCTCATAGAGCTTGCCCATTGTACTCAAGAGGCTAATAGGGCGGTAACTTGAAGGGATATTTGAGGGTTTCCCCGGCTTATGGATGCCAATTACGTGGGCAGTTTTCCACGCCTGGGGAAAGTGAAAGTTTGAAAAAGCAGtattgaaaattaatgttaggAAGACAACTATTGTTTTGGGTAGGAGTTTAAATAGTCTATTAGGGAGCCTATCCTCACCTGGAGCCTTTCTGACTTTGAGGCCCTTTAGTAGGATTTCGATTTCGGAGGGTGCTATGAGGTCTATAGGGTTTGTGTCAGGATTTGGGGGAGGGCAGTAGATTAGACTATTGACTTCGTTGTCAATTTGAGCTATGTGATTTTGGTCGGTGAAGAGAGTGCTTGGCGAGCATTGTTGTTCAAGGCTGTCCGCCAAGCACTCTGCTTTTTCCAGATCCGTGAAGGCTAGAGTGCCCGTTCCAGGGACAACAAGCGGGGGCATTGATACCATGGTATCGCTCCTCAGAGATCTCGCCAGGGACCAGTAAGCCTGGTGTCCTGGAGAGATCTCCGAGAGAAATTCGCCCCACCTGTTGGCCCTGAAATCAGCAATCTCTAGCTTCACTTTTCGCTGGAGCCGGTTTACGACATTTTTGTTGTCCGGGGAGGGGAAACGGGAGTACGTTCTCAGGGCTCTGTTCTTTTCCCGGATCAGGAGCCGAATCTCCTCAGGGAGACGCCAGCGATGGTCGTCCAGCGCTGGGACCTCCCTCGAGCAGTCGGCCATTACGGAGTGAAGTCCACTGGTGAGGGTGGTGATCGCCTCATCAGTGTCCTCCCGAGAGGAGAGAGACGATGGAAACTTCGAGAGAAGGGGAAGGTCCTCAGAATTGAGGACCTTTCCCAACTTGACCCAGTCAACTACTGTCCTGGTCTGTGTTTTAGAGGGGGTGGGGGAGCCGAGGGACATTAAAACTGGTCTATGATCGGAGTGGAGTTCATGGTGGACTTGAATGGAGGTGAGTTTAAGGTGAACATTTTTTAGGATGGCTATATCAAGAATGTCTGGTTGAAAACCAGTGTTGGGGTGAAAATGAGTGGGTTCGAGTGGAGCTATTATATCTAGATTGTTTTTTAGCAAATAAGAGCACAGAATGCGCCCATTCTTAGTCGTTACCCTGCAGTTGAACTGGGCGTGCTTGGAGTTGAAGTCCCCAGCGAGGATGACTGAGTCATCCAACCCCAGCAACGCATCCAAGTCCGACTGCAGGATATCCTTTGTGGGCGGCTGGTAGACGGAAGCTATAGTGACGGGAGGGTGCCCAGTCATCGCTAGGCGACAGATTGAGGCCTCCATGTTTTTGAGGGTCGGAGTATCAAGTGGCGTGCAGTGAAGTGCACGCCTGTAATATATCAGGGTGCCCCCTCCGTGAGTGAGGCGATCGTTCCTAACTGTTATGAAGTTTGCTAATCTTGGGCTACCTGAGGAGGCCTTTAAAAAGGTCTCCTGAACTAGGAATAAATCAACACTGTGATCTTTAAGAAACACAGCCACCTCGTCCTTCTGGGACCTCAGGCCATTGGCGTTAAAGAACCCAATGACCAGAGATCCAGGTTTCTCTCTGGAGGTGGCGTGAGACATTATGGCTTCCGGGTGTTTTGCGAGAAGTTTCGGATGGACTTTAGGAGATTCGCATGTTCAAATAGGACACATAGCCTGTCATTTTCTGACTGAGCTAATCTGAACTTTGCGGCCAGTTCACAGACTTCATCGATGTCAAAAACAGCGGCAAGGTCCATTACAAGCCTCAAGTCAGCCAGCGCATTTTTTTGAATATTGGGCAGCACCTGCTTAGGGCGTCGAGAAGGTTTGGGGGGTAACCTAGGAGGCTGAGAGGGAATTTGGATGGGTTGAGAAGGGGAGGATTGGGAGAATTGGGATGATTGAGAGGGCTGCGTGGGGCGGAAGGGGTTTATCAGCTCCAGAGGCTGAGGCTGCGCATGAGCCAGGGGAGGAGAAGGATAGGAAGGAATAGGTTTAGGAACTTCCTTTCTTGACTTATATGACTTTTCAGGTTTGGGCTTTGCAGGGACAGAATGAGGAGATGCCTGGATGGGGGGGAATTTCCTTTCCGCTGGAGTGGGAGAGGAAACAGAGTATTCCAAGGGACGGGCCCAAGGATTTACAGTAGGGGGGGGAGGAGGTAGGTCATGAACAGCTGGGGGCAGCAAGGGAGCTGTTGAGGTTGCTACAGGTTCACTTTGAGAGAACTGGCTGACAGGAGGTGACTGTTCACTGTTACCTGGGAGGTCAACAGGAGCTGAAGGAGTTTTCTGTTGGGAAGGAGCGGGATTCTTACCTGACCTCCCATTATTAACTCTGTTTTTGTTTTTGTGAAAGGGAATGTAGTCTGTGGGCTTTGGGGCTTTGGGGCAGCCTCGATAGTTCCCCGTGTGGGGCCCCCAGCAGAGGCCACAAGTGGCCTCGGTGTCCGGGGATTTTTGACACTCTTCCCACCGATGATTCCCTGCACACTTGACGCACACGGGGTCGAGTGTGCAGTTCCTCGCCGAGTGGCCATACATGAGGCAGTTTTTACACTGTACAATGTGATTTGATTTGATGGGCCATTCAGGTTTAGAGACCAGCATACCTAGGATAGTTTTAATGTTGAATATTTCCTGGGCTTCCGGAGTGTTCAGAAGTTTGACATCCACAATGTCATACGGGGTTTTAGGTTTAACAAAAGGCTTAAATTTGCGGTGTACCTCAGTGACTGGGTACCCTTGATCACGAATATCCTTTAATATGTCCTCAGTGAGGAACTCTTTGGGCACGCCTTTGATGACGACGCGGAGCTCTATTTCATCGAAAGTCCTGTATGAGTAGTACCCGTTTATGAGAAGATATCGCCAGCCACGGAACTGTTTGATGGATTCGGTGTAGATGGCCATGCCACCATACGCACCTTCTATGAATCGAGAATGTTTGTAACCTATTTTGAGTCGAGTTGCCTCCTCTCGCAGAGGGACCCATCTCTTTACATCCCTGAGGAGGATGACTGGAGGTGGGCGTTCTTTTATAATGACCTCCTCATCAACTGCAGGGGGAGGAGCGGCATTAATGCCATCTGCTGCCTCTGCAGCTGAGTTTTGGTTTAGAGTTTGATGGGATGGGCTATTATGGCCAGAAGGGGCTTTATTGGGGCGCTTTGCAGCAGTTCCTTCCGAGTCATCCGAAAGATTCCTCAGAGTTGATTTTTGCTGACGATCTGGGAAGAA belongs to Cydia splendana chromosome 26, ilCydSple1.2, whole genome shotgun sequence and includes:
- the LOC134803175 gene encoding histone H1C-like, which encodes MADTAVAADAPAPATPAKKPKASASAGAKKPKAKPTHPKTSEMVNSAIKELKERSGSSLQAIKKYIAAQYKVDAEKLAPFIRKYLKSAVESGALIQTKGKGASGSFKLESKTSSAGKKPAAAKKSSAKSSAAAKKPAAAKPAKAKKAAASPAKPKAATKDKKAAAAKKKPAAKKPSTPAKGKSAAAPKAKKTAKPPTKKPKAPKPKKAAAAPKAKPAAKKAASKK